GTTTTCCAGCGATCTATCGATCGACCTGGGTACGGCCAACACACTGATTTACGTACGCGGCCGTGGCATCGTCCTTGACGAGCCATCCGTCGTTGCTATCCGTCAATCCGGTAATATGCGCACCGTCGCAGCGGTAGGCGCTGATGCTAAACGCATGCTGGGGCGTACGCCGGGTAACATTACGGCTATCCGCCCGATGAAAGACGGCGTTATCGCTGATTTTACCGTCACCGAGCAAATGCTTCAGCACTTTATCCGCAAAGTGCATCAAAGCACCTTCATCACGCCCAGCCCGCGCGTGCTGGTCTGCATCCCCTATATGGCGACGCAGGTAGAGCGCCGCGCGATTCGCGAGTCAGCCGAGGGTGCTGGCGCACGCCGGGTGGACCTGATCGAGGAGCCCATGGCGGCGGCGATTGGTGCCGGGCTGCCCGTGGAAGAAGCGCAAGGCTCGATGGTGGTGGATATCGGCGGCGGTACCACTGAAATTGCGATTATTTCGCTCAACGGTATTGTCTATTCTGAATCTATCCGCGTGGGTGGTGACCGCTTCGACGAAGCCATCATTGCCTACGTGCGTCGTCATTACGGCAGCTTGATTGGCGAAGCGACCGCTGAGCGCATCAAGGAAGAAATTGGTTGCGCCTATCCTGGCGGTGAGCTTCGCGAGATCGATGTGCGCGGGCGAAACCTGGCTGAAGGGATTCCGCGCAGCTTTACGCTCAATTCCCACGAAATTCTCGAAGCACTGCAAGAGACATTGGGCTCAATTGTCGCAGCGGTCAAAAATGCGC
This window of the Halomonas sp. SH5A2 genome carries:
- a CDS encoding rod shape-determining protein yields the protein MFKRLRGLFSSDLSIDLGTANTLIYVRGRGIVLDEPSVVAIRQSGNMRTVAAVGADAKRMLGRTPGNITAIRPMKDGVIADFTVTEQMLQHFIRKVHQSTFITPSPRVLVCIPYMATQVERRAIRESAEGAGARRVDLIEEPMAAAIGAGLPVEEAQGSMVVDIGGGTTEIAIISLNGIVYSESIRVGGDRFDEAIIAYVRRHYGSLIGEATAERIKEEIGCAYPGGELREIDVRGRNLAEGIPRSFTLNSHEILEALQETLGSIVAAVKNALEQSPPELASDIAERGLVLTGGGALLRDIDKLIAEETGLPVIVAEDPLTCVARGGGKALEMIDQHTFELLSSD